In Micrococcus luteus NCTC 2665, a single window of DNA contains:
- a CDS encoding PH domain-containing protein produces MNAAPRTGKAAVARPDAWPAPASFSDSPRYVLARWITDLPAMAIGLVGSLTWIAQWPAPWGPLVQALMLLWVASLVLGPVIRWRTARFHVSADGVQVDSGLLSRRFESLPWDLVTSVDHRQPWAFQLLGITEVTCTQTGEDGSRVRLDGLAPADLAAFQRHADAAAALGRSAQAGSSRVEDIAASRVDDDGAPADRAGAAPADQADRAPTGQADAADAAAPAAVVHRTTLADLLVLSLVYGQVLLLVPPVAFGLMELTDVLGLTERLESLLFSGLGSWPTALLIVALAVVVGLTATVVKFHGFTVLATPEGRLRIRYGLVSTHERVITPGAVQGVVWHRNAAEQLLGRARLSVLTLDSAAQLGGNLVLPSMPVERARAIVAEHLPEFAGTARRLSTGLATPAVNLVSLLALAAAFAGTWVLTAQTWGWPWPLAAGACLAAAAVVAGIIAVATARLYADPAAGLFLTRRITVGERVTAVRATRLHGISAHHLHHARTPRGRRTAWLPTVFYFAGAPRRAMALVTAPEAVEALQAMVRHSSVPLRA; encoded by the coding sequence GTGAACGCCGCGCCCCGGACCGGCAAGGCCGCCGTCGCCCGCCCCGACGCCTGGCCCGCGCCGGCGTCGTTCTCCGACTCCCCCCGCTACGTGCTCGCCCGCTGGATCACGGACCTGCCGGCCATGGCGATCGGGCTCGTCGGCTCGCTGACGTGGATCGCCCAGTGGCCCGCCCCCTGGGGGCCCCTCGTCCAGGCGCTGATGCTCCTGTGGGTCGCCTCCCTCGTGCTCGGCCCCGTGATCCGCTGGCGCACGGCCCGCTTCCACGTCTCCGCCGACGGCGTCCAGGTGGACAGCGGCCTGCTCTCGCGCCGCTTCGAGTCCCTGCCGTGGGACCTCGTGACGTCGGTGGACCACCGCCAGCCCTGGGCGTTCCAGCTGCTGGGCATCACCGAGGTGACGTGCACCCAGACCGGCGAGGACGGGTCCCGCGTCCGCCTGGACGGCCTGGCCCCCGCCGACCTCGCCGCGTTCCAGCGGCATGCCGACGCCGCCGCGGCGCTCGGCCGGTCCGCGCAGGCCGGGTCCTCGCGCGTCGAGGACATCGCGGCGTCGCGGGTCGACGACGACGGCGCCCCGGCGGATCGCGCCGGGGCCGCCCCCGCCGACCAGGCCGACCGCGCCCCCACGGGCCAGGCCGACGCCGCCGACGCCGCCGCCCCGGCCGCCGTCGTCCACCGCACCACCCTCGCGGACCTGCTCGTGCTGAGCCTGGTCTACGGCCAGGTGCTGCTGCTGGTGCCGCCGGTGGCGTTCGGCCTCATGGAGCTGACGGACGTGCTGGGCCTCACCGAGCGCCTCGAGTCCCTGCTCTTCTCCGGGCTCGGCTCCTGGCCGACGGCGCTGCTGATCGTGGCCCTGGCCGTGGTCGTCGGGCTGACCGCCACCGTGGTCAAGTTCCACGGGTTCACGGTGCTCGCGACGCCGGAGGGTCGGCTGCGCATCCGCTACGGGCTGGTCTCCACGCACGAGCGCGTCATCACACCCGGCGCCGTGCAGGGCGTGGTGTGGCACCGCAACGCGGCCGAGCAGCTGCTGGGCCGGGCCCGGCTGTCCGTGCTCACCCTGGACAGCGCGGCCCAGCTGGGCGGCAACCTCGTGCTGCCCTCGATGCCCGTGGAGCGGGCCCGGGCCATCGTGGCCGAGCACCTGCCCGAGTTCGCCGGCACGGCCCGCCGCCTGTCCACCGGCCTGGCGACGCCGGCCGTCAACCTGGTCTCCCTTCTCGCCCTCGCGGCGGCCTTCGCGGGGACCTGGGTGCTCACGGCCCAGACGTGGGGGTGGCCGTGGCCGCTCGCCGCCGGCGCCTGCCTCGCGGCCGCCGCCGTCGTGGCCGGGATCATCGCGGTGGCCACCGCGCGCCTCTACGCCGACCCCGCGGCGGGGCTGTTCCTCACCCGCCGGATCACGGTGGGCGAGCGGGTCACGGCCGTCCGGGCCACCCGCCTGCACGGGATCTCGGCGCACCACCTGCACCACGCCCGCACCCCACGCGGCCGGCGCACCGCGTGGCTGCCCACGGTGTTCTACTTCGCCGGCGCCCCCCGCCGGGCCATGGCGCTCGTCACCGCGCCGGAGGCCGTGGAGGCGCTCCAGGCGATGGTGCGCCACTCCTCGGTGCCGCTGCGCGCCTGA
- a CDS encoding histidine kinase has translation MTPSQHHPRGTGDGPGRAPDGGDRRPGVPSTTTAVEQEQIADDLHAGLAQSLTTLSMQAALLPSLTASPERADAEHRIRGMADQALIDVRRLLTVLRGTDRVAADLPSGSGPGDPLDPAAVVPAGWVWDVAEEDLHALSPSIRVAVLRLLELFASLARDPELADGVVRLGPAADRVALSLVARRAPDAGPRPRSAGAAGLRGLEESLRTRVDAYGGECAVRADADRLRLEVLLPRR, from the coding sequence ATGACTCCATCCCAGCACCACCCCCGGGGGACCGGAGACGGACCCGGGCGCGCCCCCGACGGCGGCGATCGCCGCCCGGGCGTCCCCAGCACGACGACGGCGGTGGAGCAGGAGCAGATCGCCGACGACCTCCACGCCGGCCTGGCCCAGAGCCTCACCACGCTGTCCATGCAGGCCGCGCTGCTGCCGAGCCTGACGGCATCGCCCGAGCGGGCCGACGCCGAGCACCGGATCCGCGGCATGGCCGACCAGGCCCTCATCGACGTGCGCCGGCTGCTCACGGTGCTGCGCGGCACGGACCGCGTCGCCGCCGACCTGCCGTCCGGCTCCGGCCCGGGCGACCCCCTCGACCCCGCCGCCGTCGTGCCCGCGGGATGGGTGTGGGACGTCGCCGAGGAGGACCTCCACGCGCTCTCGCCGAGCATCCGGGTCGCCGTCCTGCGCCTCCTGGAGCTCTTCGCCTCCCTCGCCCGGGATCCGGAGCTGGCGGACGGCGTCGTGCGCCTGGGGCCCGCCGCGGACCGGGTGGCGCTGAGCCTCGTCGCCCGCCGCGCCCCCGACGCCGGCCCCCGGCCCCGCAGTGCCGGCGCGGCCGGCCTGCGTGGGCTGGAGGAGTCCCTGCGGACCCGGGTGGACGCCTACGGCGGCGAGTGCGCCGTCCGGGCGGACGCCGACCGGCTCCGCCTCGAGGTGCTGCTGCCCCGCCGCTGA
- a CDS encoding response regulator transcription factor: MIRVLVADDQQLMRTALAHFVSTAEDLEVVGTAADGVEAVEMAKDLRPDVVLMDMQMPRMDGIEATTAIMAEAPEVRVLAITTFSSEAYLVPALRAGASGYLVKDAPPEEVVEAVRQVHRGDAVFSPRVARELIETVTQQSERRESAAAHALTELEELTPRELEVVTELAKGSSNAEIAQALFLAEATVKSHLGKIMDKWQARDRVQVLIRASRAGLVSFDD; the protein is encoded by the coding sequence ATGATCCGAGTGCTCGTGGCAGACGACCAGCAACTCATGCGCACCGCCCTGGCGCACTTCGTGTCCACGGCGGAGGACCTCGAGGTGGTCGGCACCGCCGCCGACGGCGTCGAGGCCGTCGAGATGGCCAAGGACCTGCGCCCCGACGTGGTGCTGATGGACATGCAGATGCCCCGCATGGACGGGATCGAGGCCACCACGGCCATCATGGCCGAGGCCCCCGAGGTCCGGGTGCTGGCGATCACCACGTTCAGCTCCGAGGCCTACCTGGTGCCCGCCCTGCGCGCCGGGGCCTCCGGCTACCTGGTCAAGGACGCTCCGCCGGAGGAGGTGGTCGAGGCGGTGCGCCAGGTGCACCGCGGCGACGCCGTCTTCTCCCCGCGCGTCGCCCGCGAGCTCATCGAGACGGTCACCCAGCAGAGCGAGCGCCGGGAGTCCGCCGCCGCGCACGCGCTCACCGAGCTCGAGGAGCTCACCCCCCGCGAGCTCGAGGTGGTGACCGAGCTGGCCAAGGGCTCCTCCAACGCGGAGATCGCCCAGGCCCTCTTCCTCGCCGAGGCCACCGTCAAGAGCCACCTCGGCAAGATCATGGACAAGTGGCAGGCCCGGGACCGCGTCCAGGTGCTCATCCGCGCCAGCCGGGCCGGCCTCGTCTCCTTCGACGACTGA
- a CDS encoding sensor histidine kinase: MATVSIGRPDSPVWGPFGARRLSLRIRLIVWISLAVVFGIDVVLAFSGTGVTAAEALPQLAGEYLLIGLITQHAPLGVIAYAIAFTAGARWWDYEALSIVFAGAALMLGLSAQRGLLLLAGGLFAAWFVIAGPVLGSFSTAAAVAFAVSAALGVAAGLGLRWLARRFDSALRLAEERQTQLEQAQRDERHRLALELHDVVGHGLTVIALQAGMLPTVTSPVQRTEVEQAIADTARQSLTDLRTMLGVLRGSAPGLGPAEDAEPPLPVRELVAEYRDRLTAAGFDVHVRLEAEAEVPDSLRHTLRRIVQEASTNVLRHAEPGGRVDVEIRHDGCETSVLARSPLPARRRQEPAPHSGYGLAGMDERVRILDGRITHGPVDGSWVLDVTLPSQERAAQA; this comes from the coding sequence ATGGCGACGGTGTCGATCGGTCGTCCCGACTCCCCCGTGTGGGGCCCCTTCGGCGCCCGCCGCCTCAGCCTGCGCATCCGGCTGATCGTGTGGATCAGCCTCGCCGTCGTCTTCGGGATCGACGTGGTCCTCGCGTTCTCCGGCACCGGGGTGACCGCCGCCGAGGCACTCCCCCAGCTCGCCGGCGAGTACCTGCTGATCGGGCTGATCACCCAGCACGCCCCGCTCGGGGTCATCGCCTACGCGATCGCCTTCACCGCCGGGGCGCGGTGGTGGGACTACGAGGCCCTCTCGATCGTGTTCGCCGGGGCCGCGCTCATGCTCGGGCTGAGCGCGCAGCGCGGCCTGCTGCTGCTCGCCGGAGGGCTCTTCGCCGCGTGGTTCGTCATCGCCGGTCCCGTCCTCGGCTCCTTCTCCACGGCCGCGGCGGTCGCGTTCGCGGTCTCGGCCGCCCTCGGCGTGGCCGCGGGCCTGGGCCTGCGCTGGCTGGCCCGCCGCTTCGACTCCGCCCTGCGCCTGGCCGAGGAGCGCCAGACCCAGCTCGAGCAGGCCCAGCGCGACGAGCGCCACCGCCTGGCCCTCGAGCTGCACGACGTGGTGGGCCACGGCCTGACCGTGATCGCCCTCCAGGCCGGCATGCTGCCCACCGTGACCTCCCCCGTGCAGCGCACGGAGGTGGAGCAGGCGATCGCCGACACCGCCCGGCAGTCGCTCACGGACCTGCGCACCATGCTCGGCGTGCTGCGCGGCTCCGCGCCGGGCCTGGGCCCCGCGGAGGACGCGGAGCCGCCGCTGCCCGTCCGCGAGCTGGTGGCCGAGTACCGTGACCGGCTCACGGCCGCCGGCTTCGACGTCCACGTCCGCCTCGAGGCCGAGGCCGAGGTGCCCGACTCCCTGCGCCACACGCTGCGGCGCATCGTCCAGGAGGCGAGCACCAACGTCCTGCGCCACGCCGAGCCGGGCGGGCGCGTCGACGTCGAGATCCGCCACGACGGCTGCGAGACCTCCGTCCTCGCGCGCAGCCCGCTGCCGGCGCGCCGCCGGCAGGAGCCGGCACCGCACTCCGGGTACGGGCTGGCCGGCATGGACGAGCGCGTGCGCATCCTGGACGGGCGGATCACCCACGGCCCGGTGGACGGCTCGTGGGTGCTCGACGTGACCCTCCCGTCCCAGGAGCGGGCGGCGCAGGCCTGA